A window from Streptomyces sp. NBC_00299 encodes these proteins:
- a CDS encoding DNA-directed RNA polymerase subunit alpha, with translation MLIAQRPSLTEEVVDEFRSRFVIEPLEPGFGYTLGNSLRRTLLSSIPGAAVTSIRVDGVLHEFTTVPGVKEDVTDLILNIKQLVVSSEHDEPVVMYLRKQGPGLVTAADIAPPAGVEVHNPDLVLATLNGKGKLEMELTVERGRGYVSAVQNKQVGQEIGRIPVDSIYSPVLKVTYKVEATRVEQRTDFDKLIVDVETKQAMRPRDAMASAGKTLVELFGLARELNIDAEGIDMGPSPTDAALAADLALPIEELELTVRSYNCLKREGVHSVGELLARSEADLMDIRNFGAKSIDEVKAKLAGLGLGLKDSPPGFDPTAAADAFGADDNADAGFVETEQY, from the coding sequence GTGCTGATTGCTCAGCGTCCATCACTGACCGAAGAGGTCGTTGACGAGTTCCGCTCCCGGTTCGTGATCGAGCCGCTGGAGCCGGGCTTCGGTTACACCCTCGGCAACTCCCTGCGTCGTACGCTCCTGTCCTCGATCCCGGGTGCGGCGGTCACGTCCATCCGTGTCGACGGTGTCCTGCACGAGTTCACCACCGTGCCGGGCGTCAAGGAGGACGTCACCGACCTGATCCTCAACATCAAGCAGCTGGTCGTCTCCTCGGAGCACGACGAGCCTGTGGTGATGTACCTGCGCAAGCAGGGTCCGGGTCTGGTCACCGCCGCCGACATCGCGCCTCCGGCCGGTGTCGAGGTGCACAACCCCGACCTGGTCCTCGCCACGCTGAACGGCAAGGGCAAGCTGGAGATGGAGCTGACCGTCGAGCGCGGTCGCGGCTATGTCTCCGCGGTGCAGAACAAGCAGGTGGGCCAGGAGATCGGCCGTATCCCGGTCGACTCGATCTACTCGCCGGTTCTGAAGGTCACGTACAAGGTCGAGGCCACGCGTGTCGAGCAGCGGACCGACTTCGACAAGCTGATCGTCGATGTCGAGACCAAGCAGGCGATGCGTCCGCGTGACGCCATGGCGTCGGCCGGTAAGACCCTGGTCGAGCTGTTCGGTCTCGCCCGCGAGCTGAACATCGACGCCGAGGGCATCGACATGGGCCCGTCCCCGACGGACGCCGCCCTTGCCGCCGACCTGGCGCTGCCGATCGAGGAGCTCGAGCTCACGGTCCGCTCCTACAACTGCCTCAAGCGCGAAGGCGTCCACTCCGTGGGTGAACTCCTGGCGCGTTCCGAGGCCGACCTGATGGACATCCGCAACTTCGGTGCGAAGTCCATCGACGAGGTCAAGGCGAAGCTGGCCGGCCTGGGCCTGGGCCTGAAGGACAGCCCGCCCGGATTCGACCCGACCGCTGCCGCGGACGCCTTCGGCGCGGACGACAACGCGGACGCGGGTTTCGTGGAGACGGAGCAGTACTGA
- a CDS encoding DUF6959 family protein has protein sequence MRHAWSDMVLFTDGGNDAVVRLPGRRFPGVLIQGDSLHILRSDVPEVVEACERGRLAEAAESAGIVLASLDALLPRHATALERHEIEGPY, from the coding sequence TTGCGCCATGCCTGGTCAGACATGGTGTTGTTCACTGATGGTGGGAACGATGCCGTGGTTCGCCTGCCCGGTCGCCGGTTCCCCGGGGTACTGATTCAGGGCGACTCCCTTCACATTCTCCGCAGCGACGTGCCCGAGGTGGTCGAGGCCTGCGAGCGCGGTCGCCTGGCCGAGGCCGCGGAGTCCGCCGGCATCGTGCTGGCGAGCCTCGATGCCTTACTGCCGCGGCACGCCACCGCGCTGGAGCGGCACGAGATTGAGGGGCCGTACTGA
- a CDS encoding VOC family protein, with product MLRLTDFIIDCPDTMKLAAFYSEVTGRPIKEGSSEDWAGIQFGEIELAFIRVDDYRAPQWPDSEHPKQFHLDFEVDEIESEQRRVLDLGATLRQDFIGPDGYGWQVYTDPIGHPFCLCRNKGVIWTDQGPIWPKRD from the coding sequence ATGCTGCGACTCACCGACTTCATTATCGACTGCCCGGACACGATGAAGCTGGCGGCTTTCTACTCCGAGGTGACGGGCCGTCCGATCAAGGAAGGCAGCTCCGAGGACTGGGCTGGCATCCAGTTCGGTGAGATCGAGCTGGCATTCATCCGGGTGGACGACTACCGCGCTCCGCAGTGGCCCGACAGCGAGCACCCCAAGCAGTTCCACCTCGACTTCGAAGTGGACGAGATCGAGTCCGAGCAGCGGCGCGTCCTCGACCTCGGCGCGACGCTGAGGCAGGACTTCATCGGCCCCGACGGCTACGGCTGGCAGGTCTACACCGACCCGATCGGCCACCCCTTCTGCCTGTGCCGCAACAAGGGCGTCATCTGGACCGACCAAGGCCCGATCTGGCCCAAGCGCGACTAA
- a CDS encoding IS5 family transposase, whose translation MRRPTAGSPNGPIHLITERTGLPLSVGISGANVHDSQALVPLVKGIPPIRSRRGPRRRRPGKLQADKGYDYRHLRQWLSQRGIQHRVARKGVDSSQRLGRHRWTIERTMAWLAGCRRLHRRYERKAEHFLGFTSLACTLICYRRLTKRPGSTPTRQSPSRR comes from the coding sequence GTGCGACGGCCCACCGCCGGTTCGCCGAATGGACCAATCCATCTGATCACCGAGCGGACCGGTCTGCCCCTGTCTGTCGGTATCTCCGGCGCCAACGTCCACGACAGCCAGGCCCTGGTCCCTCTCGTGAAGGGCATACCTCCGATCCGGTCCCGTCGCGGCCCTCGTCGGCGTAGGCCCGGCAAGCTCCAGGCCGACAAGGGCTACGACTACCGCCACCTGCGGCAATGGCTGTCACAGCGAGGCATCCAGCACCGTGTTGCCCGCAAGGGCGTCGATAGCTCTCAGCGACTCGGTCGACACCGCTGGACCATTGAACGGACCATGGCCTGGCTCGCTGGCTGCCGCCGACTCCACCGCCGCTACGAACGCAAAGCCGAGCACTTCCTCGGCTTCACCAGCCTCGCCTGCACCCTCATCTGCTACCGCAGACTCACGAAACGACCTGGTAGTACGCCAACCCGGCAGTCACCATCACGTAGGTGA
- a CDS encoding NADPH-dependent FMN reductase produces the protein MPQTPRTPVAQDSQISQSSRTHQSPQPPLKIGVLIGSVRPGRFADKVSQWFVSEIGRRDDMETHVIDLSEPALAEELKLTLERAAGSGDAPTLAERIGGLDGFVVVTPEYNHGYPASLKLAIDYVYREWRAKPVGFVSYGGMAGGQRAVEQLRQVFAELHAVTLRDTVSFHMAWEQFDDEGRPHDQDGTAKAAAVLLDQLAWWGLTLREGRAARPYDG, from the coding sequence ATGCCCCAGACCCCGCGCACCCCCGTAGCTCAGGACTCCCAGATCTCCCAGAGCTCCCGGACCCACCAGTCACCCCAGCCCCCACTCAAGATCGGCGTCCTCATCGGCAGCGTCCGCCCCGGCCGGTTCGCCGACAAGGTCTCCCAGTGGTTCGTGTCCGAGATCGGGCGGCGTGATGACATGGAGACGCATGTCATCGATCTGTCCGAGCCCGCCCTCGCCGAGGAGCTCAAGCTCACGCTGGAGCGGGCCGCAGGGAGCGGCGATGCCCCGACGCTCGCCGAGCGGATCGGTGGGCTCGATGGGTTCGTTGTCGTGACGCCCGAGTACAACCACGGCTACCCCGCCTCCCTCAAGCTGGCCATCGACTACGTCTACCGGGAGTGGCGGGCCAAGCCGGTCGGCTTCGTTTCGTATGGCGGTATGGCCGGTGGTCAGCGGGCGGTGGAGCAGTTGCGGCAGGTCTTCGCCGAGCTGCATGCCGTCACGCTGCGCGACACCGTCAGCTTCCACATGGCGTGGGAGCAGTTCGACGACGAGGGGCGCCCGCACGACCAGGACGGCACCGCCAAGGCCGCCGCCGTGCTGTTGGACCAGCTCGCCTGGTGGGGGCTGACCCTGCGGGAGGGCCGGGCCGCCAGGCCGTACGACGGCTGA
- a CDS encoding IclR family transcriptional regulator domain-containing protein, producing MPAKTTLDDRAVPVEAVTPLIRGVGVLWRLTEAGGTLSASGLERATGLARSTVDRIASTLARMGYVRLDGRDVILAPRVMELGNAYLAALGLPALLTSHADALADELDESVSLAVADRDGIRFIHQATRRRAMSLSFRIGDLLPAERTAPGPLFATEWTAAEWQTWRERRATDPEDRGFPSVPPQPHPSPDEDFERRAARARKDGWALDDQLIEPGLVAVSVPVRDPRAGGRIACVASVVSHTSRHTAADLRDTLLSRLRATVAKMEHELREAPQPQSQRGAAPAAGLAAWTGASKQELGREFVESLARGLTVLTAFGEGRAELTLTDVARATGLARATARRALITYEHLGLVRQSGNRAFALTPRVLSLGFPPLSRTSIPRIASPHLTELATRVHESTSLAVLTPSGDEIQYTARAATGRVMSVDVTVGTRLPAYATSLGRVLLADLPPADRHMGPLSPLTPHTTTDPATLTTTLDDVRKQGYALVDEELEAGLRSVAVPVRDRTGRVVAALNVAMHAARRSVEECVREVLPELVETAGRVEGDLRVAGRFARVGVE from the coding sequence ATGCCCGCGAAGACGACCCTGGACGACCGTGCCGTGCCGGTGGAGGCGGTCACACCACTGATCCGCGGTGTCGGGGTGCTGTGGCGCCTGACGGAGGCGGGCGGGACGCTGAGCGCAAGCGGGCTGGAACGGGCGACCGGACTCGCACGCTCCACGGTGGACCGGATCGCGTCCACGCTCGCGCGCATGGGATACGTCCGCCTCGACGGCCGCGACGTGATCCTGGCGCCCCGGGTGATGGAGCTCGGCAACGCCTACCTGGCCGCCCTAGGCCTGCCCGCCCTCCTCACCTCCCACGCGGACGCGCTCGCGGACGAGTTGGACGAGTCGGTGTCGCTGGCGGTCGCCGACCGCGACGGCATCCGCTTCATCCACCAGGCGACCCGCCGCCGCGCGATGTCCCTCAGCTTCCGCATCGGCGACCTGCTCCCGGCCGAACGCACCGCGCCGGGCCCGCTGTTCGCGACGGAGTGGACGGCCGCGGAGTGGCAGACCTGGCGCGAGCGCCGGGCGACGGACCCGGAGGACCGCGGCTTTCCCTCCGTACCGCCGCAACCGCACCCGTCCCCCGACGAGGACTTCGAACGCCGGGCGGCCCGGGCGCGAAAGGACGGCTGGGCGCTGGACGACCAGTTGATCGAGCCGGGACTGGTCGCCGTGTCCGTACCGGTGAGGGATCCGCGGGCGGGCGGCCGTATCGCCTGCGTGGCGAGCGTCGTCAGCCACACCAGCCGCCACACCGCCGCGGACCTGCGCGACACGCTCCTGTCCCGCCTACGGGCCACGGTCGCGAAGATGGAGCACGAACTGCGCGAGGCACCGCAGCCGCAGTCGCAGCGCGGGGCTGCGCCGGCTGCGGGGCTGGCGGCCTGGACCGGGGCCTCCAAGCAGGAACTGGGCAGGGAGTTCGTCGAGTCGCTGGCCCGCGGGCTGACCGTACTGACCGCCTTCGGCGAGGGCCGGGCGGAACTGACGCTGACGGACGTGGCTCGGGCGACGGGACTGGCGAGGGCCACCGCACGCAGGGCACTCATCACCTACGAGCACCTGGGCCTGGTACGCCAGTCCGGCAACCGCGCCTTCGCCCTGACCCCACGCGTACTGTCCCTGGGCTTCCCACCCCTGTCCCGCACCTCAATCCCCCGAATCGCGTCCCCGCACCTGACCGAACTGGCCACCCGTGTCCACGAGTCGACGTCCCTGGCGGTGCTGACGCCGTCGGGCGACGAGATCCAGTACACGGCCCGCGCCGCCACGGGCCGCGTGATGAGCGTCGATGTCACGGTGGGCACGCGACTGCCGGCGTACGCAACATCGCTGGGCCGCGTCCTACTGGCGGATCTCCCGCCCGCAGACCGCCACATGGGCCCCCTCTCCCCCCTCACACCGCACACCACCACCGACCCCGCGACCCTGACGACCACGCTGGACGACGTCCGCAAGCAGGGATACGCCCTGGTCGACGAGGAGTTGGAGGCAGGACTCCGCTCGGTGGCAGTACCGGTACGGGACCGCACCGGCCGCGTGGTCGCCGCGCTGAACGTGGCGATGCACGCGGCTCGGCGGTCGGTGGAGGAGTGCGTACGGGAGGTGCTGCCGGAGTTGGTGGAGACGGCGGGGCGGGTGGAGGGGGATCTTCGGGTGGCGGGGAGGTTTGCTCGGGTGGGGGTGGAGTGA
- a CDS encoding M6 family metalloprotease domain-containing protein produces the protein MPSRRIRPRRVAALASVTALTLAVSTSAGTGHLTAGTSTAAGASPIPPGHTAALGPCMISGRPTVQMSEGVPTPRGYARSTGTVRALTLMVDFPDSPGTGKALDRFAEFFPQTQKWFRTSSYGRLDYRPDIPIPRWLRMPKSFRAYGIERGAPFDPGYRQLVQDLVVAADPKVDFRSYDFLNVLVTPNAGPSALDTVLSVTFAGNAEAPVADGVSVTNASFVYSRQDDGSGTYHRTGYRVLPHENGHVFGLPDLYTAEGGGAVGHWDIMSEDWGANNDLLGWHKWKLGWLDSDQVRCAATPGKAEYALTPLARTGGPKLVFVPLDRRSGYAVELRTREGNDEAVCRPGILIYKIDADVDTGMGPVKVLDSHEDSGGCTRSPNVHAELSDATFVPGEEFRDAKRGVRVEVVGADLAGGYRVRVSRG, from the coding sequence ATGCCGAGCCGTCGGATACGTCCCCGCCGTGTGGCCGCCCTTGCCTCCGTGACCGCCCTGACCCTGGCGGTCAGCACCTCGGCAGGCACCGGGCACCTCACGGCGGGGACCTCCACGGCGGCCGGGGCGAGCCCGATCCCACCGGGTCACACCGCGGCCCTCGGCCCCTGCATGATCAGCGGCCGGCCGACGGTCCAGATGTCGGAGGGCGTACCGACACCGCGCGGTTACGCCCGCTCCACCGGAACCGTCCGCGCCCTCACCCTGATGGTCGACTTCCCCGACTCGCCCGGCACGGGCAAGGCGCTCGACCGTTTCGCGGAGTTCTTCCCGCAGACCCAGAAGTGGTTCCGCACCAGTTCCTACGGCCGCCTCGACTACCGCCCCGACATCCCGATACCCCGCTGGCTGCGCATGCCCAAGTCGTTCCGGGCGTACGGCATAGAGCGCGGCGCGCCCTTCGACCCCGGGTACCGGCAGCTGGTCCAGGACCTCGTGGTCGCGGCCGACCCCAAGGTGGACTTCCGGTCCTACGACTTCCTGAACGTCCTGGTGACCCCGAACGCCGGCCCGTCGGCCCTGGACACGGTCCTGTCGGTGACCTTCGCGGGCAACGCCGAGGCCCCGGTCGCCGACGGCGTCTCGGTGACCAACGCGTCCTTCGTCTACTCCCGCCAGGACGACGGCTCCGGCACCTACCACCGCACCGGCTACCGGGTCCTCCCCCACGAGAACGGCCACGTCTTCGGCCTGCCCGACCTGTACACCGCCGAGGGCGGGGGCGCGGTCGGCCACTGGGACATCATGAGCGAGGACTGGGGGGCCAACAACGACCTCCTCGGCTGGCACAAGTGGAAACTGGGCTGGCTGGACTCGGACCAGGTCCGGTGCGCGGCCACCCCCGGCAAGGCCGAGTACGCCCTGACCCCGCTGGCCCGCACGGGCGGCCCCAAGCTGGTGTTCGTCCCCCTCGACCGCCGCTCCGGCTACGCCGTCGAACTACGCACCCGCGAGGGCAACGACGAGGCCGTGTGCCGCCCCGGCATCCTGATCTACAAGATCGACGCAGACGTCGACACCGGCATGGGCCCGGTGAAGGTCCTCGACTCCCACGAGGACAGCGGCGGCTGCACCCGCAGCCCGAACGTCCACGCCGAACTCTCGGACGCGACGTTCGTGCCGGGGGAGGAATTCCGGGACGCGAAGCGGGGGGTGCGGGTGGAGGTGGTGGGGGCGGATTTGGCGGGGGGGTATCGGGTGCGGGTTTCTCGGGGGTAG
- a CDS encoding TetR/AcrR family transcriptional regulator — protein MQTATPAPRKATRPRADALRNRERIVTAAREMFVEFGPDVPLDDIARRAGVGNATVYRNFPDRDALVREVVCSVMDRTAAAAELALAQTGDAFEALERFVHTAADERISALCPMVQSTFDQHHPDLEASRERVEQLIGAIMDRAKVAGQLRSDVDVGDLMIAAAQLSRPPAGTGCDMSDRYVHRHLQLFLDGLRAPARSTLPGTPLTMEDLRQA, from the coding sequence GTGCAGACCGCCACCCCCGCACCGCGCAAGGCGACCCGGCCGCGCGCCGACGCCCTGCGCAACCGGGAGCGGATCGTCACCGCCGCCCGGGAGATGTTCGTCGAGTTCGGCCCCGACGTGCCGCTGGACGACATCGCCCGCCGGGCCGGCGTCGGCAACGCCACGGTGTACCGCAACTTCCCCGACCGCGACGCGCTGGTCCGCGAGGTCGTCTGCTCCGTCATGGACCGTACGGCCGCGGCGGCCGAGCTCGCGCTCGCTCAGACCGGGGATGCCTTCGAGGCTCTGGAGCGCTTCGTGCACACGGCCGCCGACGAGCGGATCAGCGCGCTGTGCCCGATGGTCCAGAGCACGTTCGACCAGCACCACCCGGATCTGGAGGCCTCGCGGGAGCGGGTCGAGCAGTTGATCGGGGCGATCATGGACCGCGCCAAGGTGGCCGGCCAGCTCCGCTCCGACGTGGACGTCGGCGACCTCATGATCGCCGCCGCCCAGCTCAGCCGGCCCCCGGCCGGAACGGGCTGCGACATGTCCGACCGCTATGTCCACCGGCATCTGCAGCTGTTCCTGGACGGACTGCGGGCCCCGGCCCGCTCCACCCTGCCGGGCACGCCGCTGACCATGGAGGACCTGCGCCAGGCCTGA
- a CDS encoding MFS transporter has protein sequence MSETAVKAPGGTLGAVDPNRWKALVFIALAQLMVVLDATIVNIALPSAQQDLGISDGNRQWVVTAYALAFGGLLLFGGRIADLWGRKRAFVIGLAGFAAASALGGAATNEAMMFGARALQGVFGALLAPAALSLLAVMFTDAKERAKAFGIYGAIAGGGGAVGLILGGFLTEYLDWRWTFFVNIPFAILAAAGAWFVIREPKGARNRSALDIPGVILSTLGLVALVYGFTRAESNGWGDSLTVGMFVASGVLLAAFVLVESKVKAPLLPLRVVTERNRGGIYLSLGLAIIAMFGLFLFLTYYLQIVKGYSPVKTGFAFLPMIAGMITGSTQIGTRLMTRVAPRLLMGPGFLVAALGMLLLTQLEIGSSYAALLLPAMLLLGLGMGTAFMPAMSLATQGVKPQDAGVASAMVNTSQQVGGAIGTALLNTIAASATTAYVADHIAGATSRSQQQLVQLEAMVQGYTSAIWFAVGILVAAAVIALTFVNAGRPGGTTVASSEDGAEDEVPVPVVAH, from the coding sequence ATGTCTGAAACGGCCGTAAAGGCTCCTGGCGGCACCCTCGGTGCCGTCGATCCCAACCGCTGGAAAGCGCTCGTCTTCATCGCGCTGGCCCAGCTGATGGTCGTGCTCGACGCGACCATCGTGAACATCGCGCTGCCCTCCGCCCAGCAGGACCTGGGTATCTCGGACGGCAACCGGCAGTGGGTCGTCACGGCCTACGCCCTCGCCTTCGGTGGTCTGCTGCTGTTCGGCGGCCGGATCGCCGACCTCTGGGGCCGCAAGCGGGCGTTCGTCATAGGCCTGGCCGGCTTCGCCGCCGCGTCCGCGCTGGGTGGCGCCGCCACCAACGAGGCCATGATGTTCGGCGCCCGTGCCCTCCAGGGCGTCTTCGGTGCCCTGCTCGCCCCGGCCGCGCTGTCGCTGCTCGCCGTGATGTTCACGGACGCCAAGGAGCGTGCGAAGGCGTTCGGCATCTACGGTGCGATCGCCGGTGGCGGCGGTGCCGTAGGTCTGATCCTCGGCGGTTTCCTCACCGAGTACCTGGACTGGCGCTGGACGTTCTTCGTGAACATCCCGTTCGCCATTCTCGCCGCGGCCGGTGCCTGGTTCGTCATCCGTGAGCCCAAGGGCGCCCGCAACCGCTCCGCGCTCGACATCCCGGGCGTGATCCTGTCCACCCTCGGTCTGGTCGCGCTGGTCTACGGCTTCACGCGCGCCGAGTCCAACGGCTGGGGCGACTCCCTCACGGTCGGCATGTTCGTCGCCTCCGGTGTGCTGCTCGCGGCCTTCGTCCTGGTCGAGTCCAAGGTCAAGGCCCCGCTGCTGCCGCTGCGCGTGGTCACCGAACGCAACCGCGGCGGTATCTACCTCTCGCTCGGCCTCGCGATCATCGCGATGTTCGGCCTGTTCCTCTTCCTGACCTACTACCTGCAGATCGTGAAGGGCTACTCGCCGGTCAAGACCGGCTTCGCCTTCCTGCCGATGATCGCGGGCATGATCACGGGCTCCACCCAGATCGGCACCCGACTGATGACCCGGGTCGCGCCGCGGCTGCTGATGGGCCCCGGCTTCCTGGTCGCCGCCCTCGGCATGCTGCTGCTGACCCAGCTGGAGATCGGCTCCTCGTACGCCGCGCTCCTGCTGCCGGCGATGCTGCTGCTCGGCCTCGGTATGGGTACCGCGTTCATGCCGGCGATGTCGCTGGCCACGCAGGGCGTCAAGCCGCAGGACGCCGGTGTCGCCTCCGCGATGGTGAACACCTCGCAGCAGGTGGGCGGCGCGATCGGTACGGCGCTGCTGAACACGATCGCCGCCTCGGCGACCACGGCGTACGTCGCCGACCACATCGCCGGTGCCACCAGCCGGTCCCAGCAGCAGTTGGTCCAGCTGGAGGCCATGGTGCAGGGCTACACCAGCGCCATCTGGTTCGCCGTCGGCATCCTGGTCGCGGCCGCGGTCATCGCCCTGACCTTCGTCAACGCCGGCCGCCCGGGCGGCACGACGGTGGCGTCCTCCGAGGACGGCGCCGAGGACGAGGTGCCGGTGCCGGTCGTCGCGCACTGA
- a CDS encoding MarR family winged helix-turn-helix transcriptional regulator translates to MNTASTSAPPSPEPSSAAQPRWLTDEQQRVWRTYLDASTLLEDHLDRQLQRDAGMPHIYYGLLVKLAESAHRRLRMTELAMYAKITRSRLSHAIARLEKNGWVRREDCPDDKRGQFAVLTDAGLQVLQQTAPGHVEAVQQAMFDRLTPEQQKALGEIMRIVAEGLQPSEAGADLPWLR, encoded by the coding sequence ATGAATACGGCATCGACCTCCGCGCCACCCTCGCCCGAACCCTCGTCCGCGGCGCAGCCGCGCTGGCTCACCGACGAGCAGCAGCGTGTCTGGCGCACCTACCTGGATGCGAGCACCCTGCTCGAGGACCACCTGGACCGTCAGCTCCAGCGGGACGCGGGCATGCCGCACATCTACTACGGGCTGCTGGTCAAGCTGGCCGAGTCCGCGCACCGCCGGCTGCGGATGACCGAGCTGGCGATGTACGCGAAGATCACCCGCTCCCGCCTCTCGCACGCCATCGCCCGGCTGGAGAAGAACGGCTGGGTCCGGCGCGAGGACTGCCCCGACGACAAGCGGGGCCAGTTCGCGGTGCTGACCGACGCGGGCCTTCAGGTGCTGCAGCAGACCGCGCCGGGCCATGTGGAGGCCGTGCAGCAGGCGATGTTCGACCGGCTGACGCCGGAACAGCAGAAGGCCCTCGGCGAGATCATGCGGATCGTCGCCGAGGGCCTGCAGCCGAGCGAAGCGGGTGCGGACCTGCCCTGGCTCCGCTGA
- a CDS encoding dioxygenase family protein, producing MSAATQERMPALYLSHGAPPLADDPLWPAELAAWSADLPRPKAILMVSAHWEEAPLAIGATETVPLVYDFWGFPEHYYQVEYAAPGAPRLAESVRKLLRAPGIPVQDIPDRGLDHGAYVPLVEMYPTADIPVLQISMPTLDPVRLMEIGRKLAPLRDEGVLIVGSGFFTHNLAALRQGGIPTWSVEFDDWGRRALENRDWDALLDFPHKAPAGRYAHPRTEHFAPLFVTMGAADAAGELEATQKSVIDGFWMGLAKRSVQFG from the coding sequence ATGTCCGCCGCCACGCAGGAGCGCATGCCCGCCCTCTACCTCAGCCATGGCGCCCCGCCCCTCGCGGACGACCCGCTCTGGCCCGCCGAGCTCGCCGCCTGGTCCGCCGACCTGCCCCGCCCGAAGGCGATCCTCATGGTCTCCGCCCACTGGGAGGAGGCCCCGCTCGCCATCGGCGCCACCGAGACCGTTCCGCTCGTCTACGACTTCTGGGGCTTCCCCGAGCACTACTACCAGGTCGAGTACGCGGCCCCCGGCGCTCCCCGACTCGCCGAGTCCGTACGCAAGCTGCTGCGCGCCCCCGGCATCCCCGTGCAGGACATCCCGGACCGCGGCCTCGACCACGGCGCCTACGTCCCCCTCGTCGAGATGTATCCCACGGCCGACATCCCCGTCCTGCAGATCTCCATGCCGACCCTCGACCCGGTGCGGCTCATGGAGATCGGCCGCAAGCTGGCGCCGCTGCGCGACGAAGGCGTGCTGATCGTCGGCTCCGGCTTCTTCACCCACAACCTGGCCGCCCTGCGGCAGGGCGGAATACCCACGTGGTCGGTGGAGTTCGACGACTGGGGCCGCCGGGCGCTGGAGAACCGCGACTGGGACGCCCTGCTGGACTTCCCGCACAAGGCTCCGGCCGGCCGCTACGCCCATCCGCGCACCGAGCACTTCGCCCCGCTGTTCGTGACGATGGGCGCGGCGGACGCGGCCGGTGAGCTGGAAGCGACGCAGAAATCGGTGATCGACGGGTTCTGGATGGGGCTGGCGAAGCGCTCGGTGCAGTTCGGCTGA
- a CDS encoding GNAT family N-acetyltransferase — MPSARTEVQVRPGVESDLDALTDIYNHYVRETPITFDTAVFTPEERRPWLLSHPEDGPHRLMVATQGAPGADSQRILGYATSSAFRPKPAYETSVEVTVYLAPDAGRQGVGTLLYKALFEALAEEDVHRAYAGIAQPNEASTRLHERFGFRYVGTYREVGRKFGRYWDVAWYEKEL; from the coding sequence ATGCCGTCGGCACGTACAGAGGTGCAGGTCAGACCGGGAGTCGAGAGTGACCTCGACGCCCTCACCGACATCTACAACCACTATGTACGTGAGACGCCGATCACATTCGATACCGCGGTCTTCACGCCGGAAGAGCGCCGCCCTTGGCTGCTCTCCCACCCTGAAGACGGCCCGCACCGGTTGATGGTTGCCACGCAGGGGGCTCCTGGGGCCGACTCACAGCGGATTCTCGGCTACGCCACATCCAGCGCCTTCCGGCCGAAGCCCGCCTACGAGACCTCCGTCGAGGTGACCGTCTACCTCGCGCCGGACGCCGGCCGGCAAGGCGTCGGCACCCTCCTCTACAAGGCCCTCTTCGAGGCCCTGGCCGAGGAGGACGTGCACCGCGCCTACGCCGGCATCGCCCAGCCGAACGAGGCCTCCACCCGGCTGCACGAGCGGTTCGGCTTCCGGTACGTCGGCACGTACCGCGAGGTGGGCCGCAAGTTCGGCCGGTACTGGGACGTCGCCTGGTACGAGAAGGAACTGTGA